In the genome of Pseudarthrobacter sp. IC2-21, one region contains:
- a CDS encoding HAD family hydrolase yields the protein MTDVLETRNSAWTSASAILFDLDGVLTPTATVHERAWKELFDGYLASRPDVPGYREEDYFDHIDGKPRFDGVRDFLASRGIVLPEGEEHSSTAESAEPTVQGLGNRKNQVFNDIVSAGVEPFEGSVRFLEAAVARGLKVAVVSSSRNAPAVLKAAGLDGHFEIVVDGVVAAAKGLPGKPSPATYTYAAQLLGLPSEECVVVEDAVSGVQAGHAGSFHSVIGVDRGAGRQTLLEAGATSVVNDLQELL from the coding sequence ATGACTGACGTTCTAGAAACCCGGAACTCCGCCTGGACCAGCGCTTCCGCGATCCTCTTCGACCTCGACGGCGTGCTGACGCCCACGGCCACGGTCCACGAACGGGCGTGGAAGGAACTTTTCGACGGCTACCTGGCGTCCCGTCCCGACGTGCCTGGCTACCGCGAGGAGGACTATTTCGACCATATCGACGGCAAGCCGCGGTTCGACGGCGTCCGGGACTTCCTGGCGTCCCGCGGGATCGTACTCCCGGAAGGGGAAGAACACTCCTCCACCGCGGAGTCCGCAGAGCCCACCGTGCAGGGACTGGGCAACCGCAAGAACCAGGTCTTCAATGACATCGTCAGCGCCGGCGTCGAGCCGTTTGAGGGGTCGGTGCGCTTCCTGGAAGCCGCAGTGGCCCGCGGACTGAAGGTCGCCGTCGTCTCCTCATCCCGGAACGCCCCGGCCGTCCTGAAGGCAGCAGGCCTGGACGGACACTTCGAAATCGTGGTTGACGGGGTGGTGGCCGCAGCCAAGGGCCTGCCCGGCAAACCAAGCCCCGCCACCTACACCTACGCGGCGCAGCTACTGGGCCTTCCCAGCGAAGAATGCGTGGTGGTTGAGGACGCGGTCTCCGGTGTCCAGGCCGGACACGCGGGCAGCTTCCACTCCGTGATCGGCGTCGACAGGGGCGCCGGCCGGCAGACACTGCTCGAAGCCGGAGCCACCAGCGTGGTCAACGACCTCCAGGAACTCCTCTAA